A stretch of Treponema vincentii F0403 DNA encodes these proteins:
- a CDS encoding Ig-like domain-containing protein yields MKKMKRAVSFVLIVLAAITGFTCRPNIGLGGQIDIVPPEGEITYPDAGETPIRGSFVLKGTASDDDGIESITV; encoded by the coding sequence ATGAAAAAGATGAAACGTGCAGTATCTTTTGTACTGATTGTATTAGCGGCTATTACAGGCTTTACCTGTAGGCCGAATATCGGTTTAGGCGGCCAAATAGATATTGTCCCGCCGGAAGGGGAAATTACGTACCCTGATGCGGGGGAGACGCCGATACGCGGTTCCTTTGTGTTAAAGGGGACGGCAAGCGATGACGACGGCATCGAATCAATCACCGT